Sequence from the Erythrobacter insulae genome:
GGCGTACCGAAGCGGCGAGCTGGGGCGGCAATTGCCCCAGACGGATCCAGCCAAGATCGCCGCCGACCACTGCGGTTGTGGCTTCGGAATATTGGCGTGCATAGGCGACAAAGCTGCCGCCTTGGCCAAGCTGTTCCATGATCGCTGCTGCGTTACGTTCGACTGCAGCGCGATTTTCCGGCGTGGCCGAAAGATAGATTTCGCTGAGCTGATATTCATCGGTTCCGCGCGATTCTTCCAACCTTTTCAGAACTTCGTTCACCTCTTCGGCGGACACGTTCACGAACGGCGTGATGTTACGGCGCAGCAGGTTTTCCCACGCGAGCTCGCCTTCGATCTGACGTTTCAACGCAGCGGCAGACGATCCGATCGATTCCAGGTACACGCCCATCTGTTCGGGGTCCTGGCTGAAATTCTGCGCAGCCAGGCGATTGTATGTCTGTTCAATCTGAGCGCGGCTGACCGGCATTTCCTGGGCCTGAGCAGCCTGAACTTTCAGAGTTTCATCAATCAGATTGCGCAAAATCTGTTCGCGCAGCCGCTCAAGGTCTTCAGGTCTGAACTGATTCTGCGATGCGGATGTGACCAGCGCAACGCGTTGATTGATATCCGTCCGGGTAATGACATAGCCATTCACCACTGCCGTCGCAGAACGCTCACGCGGCTGCTCTGTGCCGATCACTGCGACGTTATCTGGCAACCCGATCGAATTGCCAGCGCCGGTTTGAGCCTGTGTCTGCGCACCTGTTGGAAAAGCGGTAAAGCTCATCAATCCAGCAGCCATTACAGCGGTACAGTTTCTCGAAAAAACCTTCATCGTCACGTAATAAATCCCGATTCAATTTGTCGCGTTTTTAGCGATTTGGTGTGTTTGCGCGGCCCCTATCGCGCGTGATCATCTGGTCTGCCTTGCGCTGGCTGAACGAAGGCTGAGTGCACCCGTCACGACCGTTTGTATGGGCCTTTAACGCGTTTTTGCGGTGCTGCCAATTCGTGAAGCGCAGCTGTGCCCTGATCTGTCACGGGGCCTTGCCTGTTACTGGAAACCGAGGTTTCGCAGGGCGAAGAACAGTTGGAAGGTGTTGCCGCGTTCGGCATCGCCTGCGGTAATGAAATCGCGCCGCCATGTCAGACCCATTTCGATGCAGTCATCCTGATAGGCAACGCCGAGCCGCGTACGGATCGGTTCGAAACCGTCAGGCGCAAAGGTCGGGTCTTCATCCGCACCGGTAAGGTTGAACACGCCCGAGCCGAAGGCGGACCAATTGCGATTGAAGGCCACGCGCGCCGCGACGCGAAATTCCTCTCGGTCCTGCAAATCTTCGACTGTTTGAATATCACGGTTCAGCCGCAAATAACCGACTTCGAAATAGGTGCGCTGCGATCCGATGGTCGCATCGATTTCATTGCGGCGGATCGCGAGGTTATCTTTGTCGAGGCGGAAACGGTGTGTGAATTGCAGGTAATCCCGATATCTCACCTCTGTCCGCCCGACAAAATCGGACACTTTCTCTGACAGACCTGTGCCGTCAGGGAAAACCTCACGCTGATCATCAAGGCGGTAGGATTGACCGACGGTGGTTTTGACCCGCCAACCCGGCTTGGTCAGCGACCAGTCGATGCCCCACGTGACCCGCGCGCCGTCCTCTACCCGGTCATATCCGGGGAAACGGTTGAGTGCGAACAGGTTGGAATCTTCCAGATCAATTGCCCGCGCATCTTCATTGGGAACCGCCAGATTGCGGATTTTGGGGCTGGCGACAATTTGGACACGCGGCGTAAGCACCTGTGTGCCGCCAAACGCTTCGCCAACAAACGGCCATTCGACATCCATCGCAGCCGTGGCGATACCGCGCCCGGTCCAGCCTTCATTACCGCGGTAGATTTCTGTCTGCGTGGAAAGCGAATTTTGCGTGTGATAGACATCGCCTCGCAGCAAGCCGGTGAATGTCACCACCTGCCCAAGACCGGTCAGCTTTCGCAGATCCCAGCGCGCACCTGCAAAGGCACGCTGGGTATCCTGACCATCATTTCGGATCAAACCGAGCGTGTTGGCCTGAAGCTCGAATTTTCCGCCGAGAACCGGTTCGTCGATGCGCTTGCGATAATCGAGCGCGGGGATCGCCACCGGAATTTGGCCTTGCTCGGCATTGATCCGCAAAGTCTGCGTCGCCCATCCAGCCAGCGAAAAATACGAATCATCGTCAATCCGCTCCAGATTGATGGTCGAACGCAGCCGGTCATCACGGCTGAGATCGTAACGGCGCAGGAATGTGCGATCACTCGCAACGCGGAGCGATCCGGTAAGGCTCCATTCCGGAGAGAATTGAAATCTGCCGTTGGCAAACAGATAGCCGCGCGGATCGCTTTCGGTTGTGGGGACGCCGGTGAAATCGGCGACGCGGCTGGATACGGTTGCAAATCCGGTGACTTGATAAGCACCCTTTTCGGTAAGGTGCCGCCATTGACCGCGCGCCATAGGGGCCACGGAAGTGAAAACCGATGCGCCCAGACTTAAATCCTGATTATCGGAAATACGCCAATAATAATCACCCGACAGTTCAAGCCCGTTGACTTCGGTGATCCGCAAATCGGGTACGAGAAAACCGGAT
This genomic interval carries:
- a CDS encoding peptidylprolyl isomerase → MAAGLMSFTAFPTGAQTQAQTGAGNSIGLPDNVAVIGTEQPRERSATAVVNGYVITRTDINQRVALVTSASQNQFRPEDLERLREQILRNLIDETLKVQAAQAQEMPVSRAQIEQTYNRLAAQNFSQDPEQMGVYLESIGSSAAALKRQIEGELAWENLLRRNITPFVNVSAEEVNEVLKRLEESRGTDEYQLSEIYLSATPENRAAVERNAAAIMEQLGQGGSFVAYARQYSEATTAVVGGDLGWIRLGQLPPQLAASVRQMQPGQLSGPIEIPGGFSILYLTNKRQVLMADPNNAILNLKQIAITFEPDVTQEEADAKVAQFAGFVDTLRGCADAERAQTELGASVVENNQIQASRLPEQLRNMVMQLQLGQTTRPFGSPQDGVRVLMLCGRDDPQDSGAPTFEQIMNQIEEERIDKRAQRYLRDLRNDAYIEYN
- a CDS encoding LPS-assembly protein LptD, translated to MGASTCLNAASALAQTQTPSAAATQQETDNPAQLLEGEQLEFEAQQLAYDNESDTVTARGDVILRGEDGSVRADQIVWDRGSGQILATGNIRFVDDRGNQLYTESLELNDKFEAGAMDDLLLALRAGGRLAARSGGRGEDGTVVLTDAAYTACAVTAEDGCAKNPSWRVTADRVTFDPDENRVMFKGAMLELFGARILPLPGLSLRTDGGAESGFLVPDLRITEVNGLELSGDYYWRISDNQDLSLGASVFTSVAPMARGQWRHLTEKGAYQVTGFATVSSRVADFTGVPTTESDPRGYLFANGRFQFSPEWSLTGSLRVASDRTFLRRYDLSRDDRLRSTINLERIDDDSYFSLAGWATQTLRINAEQGQIPVAIPALDYRKRIDEPVLGGKFELQANTLGLIRNDGQDTQRAFAGARWDLRKLTGLGQVVTFTGLLRGDVYHTQNSLSTQTEIYRGNEGWTGRGIATAAMDVEWPFVGEAFGGTQVLTPRVQIVASPKIRNLAVPNEDARAIDLEDSNLFALNRFPGYDRVEDGARVTWGIDWSLTKPGWRVKTTVGQSYRLDDQREVFPDGTGLSEKVSDFVGRTEVRYRDYLQFTHRFRLDKDNLAIRRNEIDATIGSQRTYFEVGYLRLNRDIQTVEDLQDREEFRVAARVAFNRNWSAFGSGVFNLTGADEDPTFAPDGFEPIRTRLGVAYQDDCIEMGLTWRRDFITAGDAERGNTFQLFFALRNLGFQ